A genomic region of Methanosarcina thermophila TM-1 contains the following coding sequences:
- a CDS encoding sensor histidine kinase produces MEKMKLFPKRNPDPIISVGKDGRILYSNGVYEHLLRGWGMGVEEKLPPFIIDFVQGIISRNKAEEIEVKVGNEVYIVSFHPLPEEECVNIYGFDINNQKDLNEKVQESGSKEIANVELAEIIDIQTIQSLIDDFYELTHIPIGLRDLKNIVLAGAGFQDICSKFHRAHPETCKHCIESIVEQSRNILPGEYKLYRCKNNMWDILTPIMVSNQHVGNIIAGQFIFDDEPLDYELFRSQARKYGFNEEEYITALEKVPRLSRKAVDTALSFFMTIANILSQLSYSNNKLAQSLAEREALLEALSASEEKYRNIVETANEGISIIDAEERITFVNKKIEDMLGYSSEELIGRSMWDLLSNESKAIISQMIEKGCKSANESFEIKLIRKDGHPIWMYTNSKSLFDKDGKFIGVLNLHTDITKRKEAEEALMNFETSRKKEIHHRIKNNLQVISSLLDLQAEMFKGRNNIRDSEVLNAFAISIDRVLSIALIHEELYKDENIDVLNFSKYIKDLADNLLLTYRLETDVNLNLNLEEDLFLDMDTAVPLGIIINELVSNSLKYAFPDRDKGEIQIKLHRDETGECKNNGCKGTDFVLIVSDDGIGIPEDLDIKELDSLGLQLITSLVDQLDGELELKRNNGTEFTIRFSGIRNEPEPLQRIARS; encoded by the coding sequence ATGGAAAAAATGAAGCTATTTCCCAAAAGGAATCCGGATCCTATAATCAGTGTGGGAAAAGATGGGCGGATTCTTTACTCAAATGGGGTATATGAGCACTTATTGCGTGGATGGGGCATGGGAGTCGAAGAAAAATTGCCTCCCTTTATCATAGATTTTGTGCAAGGGATAATTTCACGGAATAAAGCCGAAGAAATAGAAGTTAAAGTGGGAAATGAAGTATACATAGTCTCTTTTCACCCCTTACCCGAAGAAGAATGTGTAAACATTTATGGATTTGATATAAACAATCAGAAAGATCTTAATGAAAAAGTTCAGGAAAGTGGATCTAAGGAAATAGCGAACGTGGAGCTTGCCGAGATCATTGATATCCAAACAATCCAGTCCCTTATCGATGATTTCTATGAACTTACTCATATTCCAATTGGCTTAAGAGATCTCAAAAACATCGTTCTGGCAGGTGCTGGATTCCAGGATATCTGCTCTAAATTTCACAGGGCTCACCCAGAAACTTGCAAGCACTGTATAGAGAGTATTGTAGAACAATCCAGGAATATACTCCCTGGAGAGTATAAGCTGTACAGGTGCAAGAACAATATGTGGGACATATTGACTCCCATCATGGTGAGTAACCAACATGTAGGCAATATCATCGCAGGGCAGTTCATTTTTGATGACGAGCCTCTTGACTATGAGCTTTTCCGATCACAGGCTAGAAAATACGGCTTCAACGAAGAGGAATATATAACAGCACTTGAGAAAGTTCCGCGGTTAAGCAGGAAAGCCGTGGATACAGCCTTGTCTTTCTTCATGACCATTGCCAATATACTCTCACAGTTAAGCTATAGCAATAACAAGCTGGCTCAATCGCTAGCTGAACGCGAAGCTCTTTTAGAAGCGTTGAGCGCAAGTGAGGAAAAGTACCGCAATATCGTTGAGACCGCAAATGAAGGCATAAGCATAATTGATGCTGAAGAAAGAATTACTTTTGTCAATAAGAAGATTGAAGATATGCTTGGCTACAGTTCAGAAGAACTTATTGGCAGATCGATGTGGGACCTTCTCAGTAATGAAAGTAAGGCTATTATCAGCCAGATGATAGAAAAGGGATGTAAAAGCGCCAATGAAAGTTTTGAAATTAAACTTATACGCAAGGACGGTCATCCTATCTGGATGTATACAAATTCCAAATCTCTTTTTGATAAGGATGGTAAGTTTATCGGGGTTCTGAACCTCCATACTGACATTACAAAACGAAAAGAAGCTGAAGAAGCTCTAATGAATTTCGAGACTTCCCGTAAAAAGGAAATCCATCATAGAATCAAGAATAATCTTCAGGTAATCTCCTCTCTCCTGGATCTTCAGGCTGAGATGTTTAAAGGCAGAAACAACATTAGAGATTCAGAAGTGTTGAACGCTTTCGCAATAAGCATAGACAGAGTTCTTTCTATTGCTCTTATACATGAAGAACTGTACAAAGATGAAAATATCGATGTGCTTAATTTTTCTAAATACATCAAGGACTTAGCTGATAACCTGCTCCTTACATACAGGCTTGAAACCGATGTTAACTTGAATCTCAATCTGGAAGAAGACCTATTTTTAGATATGGATACTGCTGTTCCGCTAGGGATAATTATCAACGAACTGGTTTCAAACTCTCTTAAATATGCATTTCCTGACCGGGATAAAGGAGAGATCCAAATCAAGCTCCATAGGGACGAAACAGGAGAATGCAAAAACAATGGCTGTAAGGGTACTGACTTTGTTCTAATTGTTTCAGATGACGGCATAGGCATACCTGAAGATCTTGATATTAAAGAACTCGATAGTTTGGGGCTTCAGCTTATAACTTCCCTTGTAGACCAGTTAGAT